In Pecten maximus chromosome 10, xPecMax1.1, whole genome shotgun sequence, one genomic interval encodes:
- the LOC117336458 gene encoding uncharacterized protein LOC117336458: MKLEFYTLSAIFVCAVEYVYGKNVQPCEDGMYYEKRSEDCRTCSVCPINTIILTPCGYFDDTKCGPFSDFFQFQQKPGKSSINRAFVQITKDTSLSSASRAEVTISPRASDSGTFFEISDEWYLISMVLLGILCFVSLVIALYIIFACFVCKKASDKEVIYEPEYITVSQQASPGSNKYRDILVTATPDVLMGCQTSLTPVYEDDEPIAMGRPNIYINHQYIEPKDALFGQKK, translated from the exons ATGAAGTTGGAGTTTTATACCCTTAGTGCTATTTTCGTCTGTGCCGTGGAATATGTGTATGGTAAAAATGTACAACCGTGTGAAGATGGAATGTACTACGAAAAACGGTCCGAGGACTGCCGCACGTGCTCCGTGTGTCCAATCAACACAATCATACTGACCCCATGTGGCTATTTCGATGACACAAAGTGTGGcccattttcagattttttccAATTTCAACAGAAACCCGGAAAATCCTCCATCAACAGGGCCTTTGTACAGATTACCAAAGACACCAGCCTGTCGTCTGCTTCAAGAGCGGAGGTTACAATCTCCCCACGTGCAAGTGACAGCGGCACTTTTTTTGAGATAAGTGATGAATGGTACCTCATCTCCATGGTTTTACTGGGAATCCTCTGTTTCGTCTCGCTTGTCATCGCTCTCTACATCATCTTCGCCTGTTTTGTCTGTAAAAAGGCATCTGACAAGGAAGTCATTTATGAACCag agtACATCACAGTATCTCAACAAGCCTCACCCGGAAGCAACAAATACCGAGACATTTTGGTAACGGCGACTCCAGATGTTCTGATGGGATGCCAGACGTCCTTGACCCCAGTTTACGAGGACGACGAACCGATTGCAATGGGCCGCCCAAACATCTATATCAACCACCAGTACATCGAACCGAAGGATGCTCTGTTTGGCCAGAAGAAATAA